TTTCTTCACGAGCCTGTGGCAGACCTTGAACAGCGACCTCTGAATCTTCGGAATACTGTCGCCGGATTTGACTTTGACCTTCAGAGAAGCGGAGGTGAATTCTTCCCAGAAGGACGGTTCGGTGATGAGCCGCTTCGGTTCTTTGTGCGCAATCCCGGCGTGTTCGGCGACCCGCGAACAGGTGTAGTACATCACCCGATTGAGGTGGGCAAAGAAAGGCACGACTTCCTGCCTGCGGCCGGCGGCATCGTTCCCGAGCGCTTTTTCCGCGGCGCGCACGGTCATCTCGACGAGGAAGTTTCCGTCGATTGCCGGCTTTCGGAGGTGTGCGCGCAGCTGCGCTTCGAGCGAAATCGCCTCGAGCAGCGGATCGGCGAGGAGCAGTTCTTCACCCCGCATCTGCAGCAGTCCGCGTGAAAGGCCGAATTGAACGCCCGATGGATGCATGTGTTCCTCCGATTCTAAAACGCCCGGATGGGAATCGCGAAATTTCCATCCGGGTGATTACGTTAGTTACAGACTTTCGTAATCGAGTCGCTCCAGTCCGAGTAGCCCGCGGCGGTCAAACAACGGACCTGAACGCGTACGTCAAACCGGGCGTTAGACCCGTCACGGATATCGGGGGACGGACCTTCGTAACCGGAATCGTCGTCCACTGTCCTGGGATTCCCGCGCTCATCGGCGCCCAGCGCAACTCATAGTACGAGGCGCCGAGGAGCGCCATGAGCACCACCAGGAACTGACCGGCATTGATGCCCGGCTTGATGGAACGGATGAACAGCGTAAGCGGCTGCAAAGGCGTCCGGCCCTGAGATACGGGCTCGAACCCGCTTTTCAAGAACGTTGTCATATCTCCCTTGCAGGCTCCCTCCACGTAGTGGCCAACATCATGCAACATCTTCACAACCACTGTCTCTTGAGCATCACGCGCGGCGATGGCTTTTGCACCTCCGTCCAGCGCGGCCGCGAGATCGGCCGTGAAGATCTCCGTGTTGGATTTGAAAGTCGCCTGGTCGACCGGCGGATTCGGATAATCCAGCAGATCGGCATAGGTACCTCCGAGAACAGCATTCAGACGCGCGAGGATCTGTTCACCCTTCTTGCCGGTGTAACCGACCTTCGCCTTGATTGGAATCGGTATCGTTTTCATACATTTTCTCTTTTCTTTTCTTAAATTGGTTTATTGGGTTAACGGTTTTAGGAAGGCCATCGAATAACTGCTGCGCGCTATCGCGCTTGCGCTACGCGGACCCTCCCGCCTTTCAACGAACGCAGTCCTATAACGCACGGGCGAGGCCATTCGTGCCAAAGTCAACATGGATTTGTGGAATCAGTGATTTACGACTCGAAGGTGGAAAAGGAGATAGCGGAGGGCCTTAAAATTTCAAGGTTTCTCTTGAAATGGCATCAAGACTTTTCTTGAAAGTTACAAAGTTGTCGGAAAACCGAACGTGGAGAGCAGTCTTGTGTCCACCTGAAAACGAAGAGCAACGGCACTCAGGGCCGTTAACTCCTTTGTGTAGCTGGAGTTTCGGTTAGAGTTTCGCAAAAGTGCGATGCTGCCCCGGAAGTGTCCCGGATGGTTTATCAATTTGAAATTTGCCTGGGCACTCTGACGCTGGCACTGATTCCTATCTCCGAGCCCTTCTTTTTACGGGATTGTGTGCGCTTCGCACTATTCAGTCTCTCAGGTGGTTTGGAGGTGTCGGACCTGAGGGTGGCCGCGACTTCAACTTCAGCCCAAGCCCGGACATCCGCAACCATTTCTCGATCGCTTGCTGGGCATGGAAGCCAACGGCTTGGTCATCGCTGTCGGAAGCAGCGATCAAGAGATGCAATGTCTTGATATCGCGGTCGGCCACAACCAGAAATCTTCGGGCCAGATCAACGGGATGCTTCATGCAAAAGTTTCCCTTCGGTGTTGGCCCAATACAGAGCTGTTCCAACTAAGGACGACCAGTCGTTGAATTCCTCTTCTGAGATCACGATGACATCGACCGGCACGCGGAAAGGGCGAAGCAGGCGTCGAAGACGTACCATTTCGTCACGCTTGCTCACGACGGTCGGCTCCACGATCAAAAGATCGAGGTCGGAATCATCGCGAGCATTACCCCTGGCATAAGATCCGAATAGAATGACTTTCGTCGGCCTCGCGCCTTCTACGAGAGCAGCAACGACTTTGGCGATCATTTCTTCGGAAATCATAGAATCCCAATCTATAGTTAGCCATCCCGCTTGGCAACTGCGGCGTGGAACTTCACAGCGACGGCGATCATGCTGGGTCCCCGCCCGCTCCATTCAAAGATTTCAACAACCGGTATTGGCTAGATATTGAAAATCAACGCCACGTCAGAACTCGGACGCCGCTCCGCCCCCGCTTAGTGTTGCCCCCGACAGCGAGCCCGACCATTGTTCCCGCGACAGTTGCGCGCTCTTCTTTCAAATCTCGGCTCTCTTCCCCGATGTCGAGCGCTCTTGTTTCAAATCCCAGCTCTCTTCCCCGATGTTGAGCTCGGCCGCGAGTCCCGTCTTCCATGCCCAACCCGGCAGTGAGATTCATTCTCAACGTCGACTCCCTCATCCCCGGCATTTCATTATTATTCAGGGTGCGATAGGCCGTCCTGATGAGAGTCGCCACGGTCATGCACAGCGCATCGAGACGGCCGGGCGAGAGCCGCATCGAATTGGAGCCTCCACCGCGCATGCCTTCCGGCGCCTGAAAGTCTTTCGGGCAAGGCTTGATAGAGGCTTCTTCAAATTGTGGCGCCTTCGGAACCTCCACTGGAACCGCCGGCGCGGTCGGCGCGGCCTGGCGAGCCGCCACGCTCTGCGCTATTTCCTGATGCAGCATCGCGAGATATGCTGCCGCTTCACGGCTCCAGCCGATTTTCACCGCTATCGCCAGCTCGGGGTTCGACCTCGAAGAGGCCTGCTCGCCTCGGCGCAGATCCTTTTCCACGGCGCCTTGCTTGACGTGAACTTCACCTTGAATGACAGCAACGTCTGAGCCTTTTTCGTCGGCGTTCACGAGAAAGACAGTCCCCACAACAGACACGAGGACATCGCGTGTCGAAACATAAAGATGGCGGCCTGCCGCCTGTTTTGCAGCATTCACGATGATGCTTCCGGCGTTCAGCCGCACGCGCAGCCCATCGACAGCCCGTTCGACTGCCGCCTCGGAACCCGCTCGGATCTCCACATGCGATCCGTCGGCAAGCGTCACGGCGGTGCTCCCGCTTTCATTGGAGCGAAGCAGTTCTCCGGCCGTGTAGGCGCG
This Terriglobia bacterium DNA region includes the following protein-coding sequences:
- a CDS encoding fibronectin type III domain-containing protein — protein: MKTIPIPIKAKVGYTGKKGEQILARLNAVLGGTYADLLDYPNPPVDQATFKSNTEIFTADLAAALDGGAKAIAARDAQETVVVKMLHDVGHYVEGACKGDMTTFLKSGFEPVSQGRTPLQPLTLFIRSIKPGINAGQFLVVLMALLGASYYELRWAPMSAGIPGQWTTIPVTKVRPPISVTGLTPGLTYAFRSVV
- a CDS encoding nucleotidyltransferase domain-containing protein, translating into MISEEMIAKVVAALVEGARPTKVILFGSYARGNARDDSDLDLLIVEPTVVSKRDEMVRLRRLLRPFRVPVDVIVISEEEFNDWSSLVGTALYWANTEGKLLHEASR
- a CDS encoding FecR domain-containing protein, coding for MKRRKENTAQTLGRFLGRFFSPSSEQVEAAGSRVLQRLHEKAGGASECAALEPESIRPVRNAWGRAATLAAIAVALVVVSVMVWRKQGPDVVASSADGRAYTAGELLRSNESGSTAVTLADGSHVEIRAGSEAAVERAVDGLRVRLNAGSIIVNAAKQAAGRHLYVSTRDVLVSVVGTVFLVNADEKGSDVAVIQGEVHVKQGAVEKDLRRGEQASSRSNPELAIAVKIGWSREAAAYLAMLHQEIAQSVAARQAAPTAPAVPVEVPKAPQFEEASIKPCPKDFQAPEGMRGGGSNSMRLSPGRLDALCMTVATLIRTAYRTLNNNEMPGMRESTLRMNLTAGLGMEDGTRGRAQHRGRELGFETRALDIGEESRDLKEERATVAGTMVGLAVGGNTKRGRSGVRVLTWR